The following coding sequences lie in one Anoplolepis gracilipes chromosome 4, ASM4749672v1, whole genome shotgun sequence genomic window:
- the LOC140664736 gene encoding uncharacterized protein isoform X3, with product MPCLLPLLADTYRGPWTVDRSCGVACGYHHQRKKRLFCKLDIMFARLCKQTPNGEHPKKRHSWSSEIDHLAGTEVVVNISGEDLASLASLKDNSISYKEHGRSLQMVDLVADCPSQIVTGSSRSPSFSKSFTLLPSSTFVASATSMGQRPSALLRPKISLTWALRGQQQSEPNDAHSDRDLLSCGSKERSSRRSVKCFKEKAAADKENIENRKSVEKREKKILHRLERIEKTIGKEPIGERRLDSILEKHFDKEFIGLRDIKEKEKVKRAISEPSLVSHESMSTSYGREKQRHRRTKRSYKPRLPSRFGYEIADLDLFLTKASIERPANIPVVLSFPSVLYQTQGGIQDEMALPLGTVVNAIFKNQSWLYVQTPHGQEGYVGYAACLPLGILPHPTRGPCWEDSTDIFPRPLGMTDTEKLRDTRSEYGASRERQSSRIRRCTRDAVSACGERSVDRLYLRAAANARTKGSRHTLLVIRSDYEAGSANALTVSKGDVVALLSDHISDWFWVRSRDGREGFIPAVVAGHGFL from the exons GAAGAAAAGGCTTTTCTGTAAACTAGATATAATGTTCGCTAGACTTTGCAAGCAAACTCCAAACG ggGAGCACCCGAAAAAGCGGCACTCTTGGAGCAGTGAAATTGATCATCTAGCGGGGACGGAAGTAGTTGTAAATATCTCAGGAGAAGATCTTGCATCCCTAGCTTCCTTAAAAGACAACAGTATCTCCTACAAG gaACATGGCCGTTCGTTGCAGATGGTGGACTTGGTGGCGGACTGTCCATCGCAAATTGTGACAGGTAGCTCGAGATCGCCTTCATTCTCCAAGTCGTTCACGCTCTTGCCGTCTTCAACGTTTGTCGCGTCGGCGACGAGCATGGGGCAACGACCGAGCGCCTTATTGCGCCCGAAGATCTCGTTGACCTGGGCCTTACGTGGCCAACAACAATCTGAGCCCAATG ATGCGCACAGTGATCGAGATCTTTTATCGTGCGGCAGTAAGGAAAGGTCCTCGAGAAGGAGCGTCAAATGCTTCAAGGAGAAGGCTGCTGCTgacaaagaaaatatcgagaataGGAAGAGCGTTGAGAAGCGCGAAAAGAAAATTCTCCACAGACTCGAAAGAATCGAAAAG aCTATCGGCAAAGAACCGATCGGCGAAAGACGATTAGATAGTATATtggaaaaacattttgataaaGAATTTATCGGTCTAAGAGATATAAAGGAGAAGGAAAAAGTAAAGAGAGCTATATCTGAACCTTCTCTAGTATCTCACGAGTCGATGTCAACATCCTATGGACGAGAGAAGCAACGGCATAGACGCACTAAACGTTCGTACAAGCCTAGATTACCCAGTAGATTTGGTTACGAGATCGCCGATCTGGATTTGTTTTTAACTAAG GCATCCATAGAAAGACCGGCGAACATCCCAGTCGTCCTATCTTTTCCATCGGTATTATATCAGACTCAGGGCGGTATTCAAGATGAAATGGCTCTTCCTCTGGGTACAGTCGTAAATGCTATTTTTAAGAATCAGTCCTGGTTGTACGTTCAAACACCTCACGGCCAGGAAGGCTATGTTGGTTATGCCGCCTGTTTACCTCTGGGAATCTTACCGCATCCCACGCGAGGACCCTGTTGGGAGGATTCTACTGATATCTTTCCCCGACCTCTCG GTATGACGGATACAGAGAAGCTGCGAGACACCAGATCGGAATACGGAGCAAGTCGTGAGCGTCAGAGCAGCAGAATTAGACGATGTACGAGAGATGCAGTGTCGGCGTGCGGTGAGCGCAGTGTCGATCGGTTATATTTGAGGGCGGCAGCAAATGCACGCACCAAGGGTTCTCGGCACACGCTGCTAGTGATCAGAAGCGATTACGAGGCAGGATCCGCGAATGCTTTGACTGTCTCCAAGGGCGACGTAGTCGCCTTGTTGAGCGATCATATAAGCGACTGGTTTTGGGTACGCTCTAGAGACGGTAGGGAGGGATTCATCCCTGCTGTTGTCGCTGGTCATGGCTTTCTCTGa
- the LOC140664736 gene encoding uncharacterized protein isoform X5 produces the protein MVDLVADCPSQIVTGSSRSPSFSKSFTLLPSSTFVASATSMGQRPSALLRPKISLTWALRGQQQSEPNGAYPSNNGNAHSDRDLLSCGSKERSSRRSVKCFKEKAAADKENIENRKSVEKREKKILHRLERIEKTIGKEPIGERRLDSILEKHFDKEFIGLRDIKEKEKVKRAISEPSLVSHESMSTSYGREKQRHRRTKRSYKPRLPSRFGYEIADLDLFLTKASIERPANIPVVLSFPSVLYQTQGGIQDEMALPLGTVVNAIFKNQSWLYVQTPHGQEGYVGYAACLPLGILPHPTRGPCWEDSTDIFPRPLGMTDTEKLRDTRSEYGASRERQSSRIRRCTRDAVSACGERSVDRLYLRAAANARTKGSRHTLLVIRSDYEAGSANALTVSKGDVVALLSDHISDWFWVRSRDGREGFIPAVVAGHGFL, from the exons ATGGTGGACTTGGTGGCGGACTGTCCATCGCAAATTGTGACAGGTAGCTCGAGATCGCCTTCATTCTCCAAGTCGTTCACGCTCTTGCCGTCTTCAACGTTTGTCGCGTCGGCGACGAGCATGGGGCAACGACCGAGCGCCTTATTGCGCCCGAAGATCTCGTTGACCTGGGCCTTACGTGGCCAACAACAATCTGAGCCCAATGGTGCTTATCCTAGTAACAACGGAA ATGCGCACAGTGATCGAGATCTTTTATCGTGCGGCAGTAAGGAAAGGTCCTCGAGAAGGAGCGTCAAATGCTTCAAGGAGAAGGCTGCTGCTgacaaagaaaatatcgagaataGGAAGAGCGTTGAGAAGCGCGAAAAGAAAATTCTCCACAGACTCGAAAGAATCGAAAAG aCTATCGGCAAAGAACCGATCGGCGAAAGACGATTAGATAGTATATtggaaaaacattttgataaaGAATTTATCGGTCTAAGAGATATAAAGGAGAAGGAAAAAGTAAAGAGAGCTATATCTGAACCTTCTCTAGTATCTCACGAGTCGATGTCAACATCCTATGGACGAGAGAAGCAACGGCATAGACGCACTAAACGTTCGTACAAGCCTAGATTACCCAGTAGATTTGGTTACGAGATCGCCGATCTGGATTTGTTTTTAACTAAG GCATCCATAGAAAGACCGGCGAACATCCCAGTCGTCCTATCTTTTCCATCGGTATTATATCAGACTCAGGGCGGTATTCAAGATGAAATGGCTCTTCCTCTGGGTACAGTCGTAAATGCTATTTTTAAGAATCAGTCCTGGTTGTACGTTCAAACACCTCACGGCCAGGAAGGCTATGTTGGTTATGCCGCCTGTTTACCTCTGGGAATCTTACCGCATCCCACGCGAGGACCCTGTTGGGAGGATTCTACTGATATCTTTCCCCGACCTCTCG GTATGACGGATACAGAGAAGCTGCGAGACACCAGATCGGAATACGGAGCAAGTCGTGAGCGTCAGAGCAGCAGAATTAGACGATGTACGAGAGATGCAGTGTCGGCGTGCGGTGAGCGCAGTGTCGATCGGTTATATTTGAGGGCGGCAGCAAATGCACGCACCAAGGGTTCTCGGCACACGCTGCTAGTGATCAGAAGCGATTACGAGGCAGGATCCGCGAATGCTTTGACTGTCTCCAAGGGCGACGTAGTCGCCTTGTTGAGCGATCATATAAGCGACTGGTTTTGGGTACGCTCTAGAGACGGTAGGGAGGGATTCATCCCTGCTGTTGTCGCTGGTCATGGCTTTCTCTGa
- the Thoc6 gene encoding THO complex subunit 6 homolog produces MIETSDKKLLYNTVLSQTFSPDGNYLLAGNIYGDVSIFDLSKTLGPNKIEENELQGPNYRFTAHPEQEVACMLSIENFLVTGTRGEISGWDWKTLNKAPKNKASWNIQIPANKDSYDKPDINYMTYSKANHILYAGCGDNNIYIINLEDGKNFRTMQGHTDYIHCLAIMDNQLASCSEDGSVRLWDLRTRENTNVLTPHLVDKVARPRLGKWIGAVDFTEDWLLCGGGPSLSLWHMRTMEAATIFDLADQGIHVAEVYEERVIAGGAAAHVYHMTYQGEILAKVPTSSLTVYSIVHQETPHKVLCAAGSSNCIDISTNFNYREMTLKFA; encoded by the exons ATGATAGAAACTTCAgacaaaaaattactttataataccGTATTATCACAAACGTTTTCTCCCGATGGAAATTATCTTTTGGCTGGTAATATTTATGGAGATGTATCAATATTTGA tttatcaAAGACCTTGGGACCTAACAAAATAGAGGAGAATGAATTGCAAGGACCTAATTATCGTTTTACTGCTCATCCAGAACAAGAAGTTGCGTGCATGCTTTccattgaaaattttcttgtaacaGGAACACGTGGTGAAATATCAGGATGGGATTGGAAGACATTGAATAAAGCTCCTAAAAATAAAGCTTCTTGGAACATACAAATTCCCGCTAATAA agaCAGTTATGATAAGCCGGACATAAATTACATGACATACTCGAAAGCAAATCATATACTGTACGCTGGTTGTGGtgataataacatatatatcataaactTAGAGGAtggaaaaaatttcagaaCCATGCAGGGCCATACCGATTATATACACTGCCTTgctataat GGATAATCAGCTTGCATCCTGTAGTGAAGACGGTTCTGTGAGATTATGGGATTTGCGTACGAGAGAGAATACTAATGTATTAACGCCTCATTTAGTAGACAAAGTTGCTCGACCGCGACTTGGAAAGTGGATCGGTGCCGTTGATTTTACGGAAGATTGGTTG CTATGTGGCGGTGGGCCCAGTTTATCGTTATGGCACATGCGGACGATGGAGGCTGCGACAATCTTTGATCTGGCTGATCAGGGAATACATGTAGCAGAGGTCTACGAAGAACGCGTGATTGCTGGTGGTGCGGCCGCTCATGTTTATCATATGACGTACCAGGGTGAGATCCTGGCCAAAGTACCAACCTCCAGTCTTACTGTATATAGTATAGTACATCAAGAAACACCACATAAGGTGCTCTGTGCAGCTGGTTCTTCGAATTGTATCGATATTAGtacaaatttcaattatcGCGAAATGACGcttaaatttgcataa
- the LOC140664736 gene encoding uncharacterized protein isoform X2 — protein sequence MPCLLPLLADTYRGPWTVDRSCGVACGYHHQRKKRLFCKLDIMFARLCKQTPNGEHPKKRHSWSSEIDHLAGTEVVVNISGEDLASLASLKDNSISYKEHGRSLQMVDLVADCPSQIVTGSSRSPSFSKSFTLLPSSTFVASATSMGQRPSALLRPKISLTWALRGQQQSEPNGAYPSNNGNAHSDRDLLSCGSKERSSRRSVKCFKEKAAADKENIENRKSVEKREKKILHRLERIEKTIGKEPIGERRLDSILEKHFDKEFIGLRDIKEKEKVKRAISEPSLVSHESMSTSYGREKQRHRRTKRSYKPRLPSRFGYEIADLDLFLTKASIERPANIPVVLSFPSVLYQTQGGIQDEMALPLGTVVNAIFKNQSWLYVQTPHGQEGYVGYAACLPLGILPHPTRGPCWEDSTDIFPRPLGMTDTEKLRDTRSEYGASRERQSSRIRRCTRDAVSACGERSVDRLYLRAAANARTKGSRHTLLVIRSDYEAGSANALTVSKGDVVALLSDHISDWFWVRSRDGREGFIPAVVAGHGFL from the exons GAAGAAAAGGCTTTTCTGTAAACTAGATATAATGTTCGCTAGACTTTGCAAGCAAACTCCAAACG ggGAGCACCCGAAAAAGCGGCACTCTTGGAGCAGTGAAATTGATCATCTAGCGGGGACGGAAGTAGTTGTAAATATCTCAGGAGAAGATCTTGCATCCCTAGCTTCCTTAAAAGACAACAGTATCTCCTACAAG gaACATGGCCGTTCGTTGCAGATGGTGGACTTGGTGGCGGACTGTCCATCGCAAATTGTGACAGGTAGCTCGAGATCGCCTTCATTCTCCAAGTCGTTCACGCTCTTGCCGTCTTCAACGTTTGTCGCGTCGGCGACGAGCATGGGGCAACGACCGAGCGCCTTATTGCGCCCGAAGATCTCGTTGACCTGGGCCTTACGTGGCCAACAACAATCTGAGCCCAATGGTGCTTATCCTAGTAACAACGGAA ATGCGCACAGTGATCGAGATCTTTTATCGTGCGGCAGTAAGGAAAGGTCCTCGAGAAGGAGCGTCAAATGCTTCAAGGAGAAGGCTGCTGCTgacaaagaaaatatcgagaataGGAAGAGCGTTGAGAAGCGCGAAAAGAAAATTCTCCACAGACTCGAAAGAATCGAAAAG aCTATCGGCAAAGAACCGATCGGCGAAAGACGATTAGATAGTATATtggaaaaacattttgataaaGAATTTATCGGTCTAAGAGATATAAAGGAGAAGGAAAAAGTAAAGAGAGCTATATCTGAACCTTCTCTAGTATCTCACGAGTCGATGTCAACATCCTATGGACGAGAGAAGCAACGGCATAGACGCACTAAACGTTCGTACAAGCCTAGATTACCCAGTAGATTTGGTTACGAGATCGCCGATCTGGATTTGTTTTTAACTAAG GCATCCATAGAAAGACCGGCGAACATCCCAGTCGTCCTATCTTTTCCATCGGTATTATATCAGACTCAGGGCGGTATTCAAGATGAAATGGCTCTTCCTCTGGGTACAGTCGTAAATGCTATTTTTAAGAATCAGTCCTGGTTGTACGTTCAAACACCTCACGGCCAGGAAGGCTATGTTGGTTATGCCGCCTGTTTACCTCTGGGAATCTTACCGCATCCCACGCGAGGACCCTGTTGGGAGGATTCTACTGATATCTTTCCCCGACCTCTCG GTATGACGGATACAGAGAAGCTGCGAGACACCAGATCGGAATACGGAGCAAGTCGTGAGCGTCAGAGCAGCAGAATTAGACGATGTACGAGAGATGCAGTGTCGGCGTGCGGTGAGCGCAGTGTCGATCGGTTATATTTGAGGGCGGCAGCAAATGCACGCACCAAGGGTTCTCGGCACACGCTGCTAGTGATCAGAAGCGATTACGAGGCAGGATCCGCGAATGCTTTGACTGTCTCCAAGGGCGACGTAGTCGCCTTGTTGAGCGATCATATAAGCGACTGGTTTTGGGTACGCTCTAGAGACGGTAGGGAGGGATTCATCCCTGCTGTTGTCGCTGGTCATGGCTTTCTCTGa
- the LOC140664736 gene encoding uncharacterized protein isoform X4: protein MGKKRLFCKLDIMFARLCKQTPNGEHPKKRHSWSSEIDHLAGTEVVVNISGEDLASLASLKDNSISYKEHGRSLQMVDLVADCPSQIVTGSSRSPSFSKSFTLLPSSTFVASATSMGQRPSALLRPKISLTWALRGQQQSEPNGAYPSNNGNAHSDRDLLSCGSKERSSRRSVKCFKEKAAADKENIENRKSVEKREKKILHRLERIEKTIGKEPIGERRLDSILEKHFDKEFIGLRDIKEKEKVKRAISEPSLVSHESMSTSYGREKQRHRRTKRSYKPRLPSRFGYEIADLDLFLTKASIERPANIPVVLSFPSVLYQTQGGIQDEMALPLGTVVNAIFKNQSWLYVQTPHGQEGYVGYAACLPLGILPHPTRGPCWEDSTDIFPRPLGMTDTEKLRDTRSEYGASRERQSSRIRRCTRDAVSACGERSVDRLYLRAAANARTKGSRHTLLVIRSDYEAGSANALTVSKGDVVALLSDHISDWFWVRSRDGREGFIPAVVAGHGFL from the exons GAAGAAAAGGCTTTTCTGTAAACTAGATATAATGTTCGCTAGACTTTGCAAGCAAACTCCAAACG ggGAGCACCCGAAAAAGCGGCACTCTTGGAGCAGTGAAATTGATCATCTAGCGGGGACGGAAGTAGTTGTAAATATCTCAGGAGAAGATCTTGCATCCCTAGCTTCCTTAAAAGACAACAGTATCTCCTACAAG gaACATGGCCGTTCGTTGCAGATGGTGGACTTGGTGGCGGACTGTCCATCGCAAATTGTGACAGGTAGCTCGAGATCGCCTTCATTCTCCAAGTCGTTCACGCTCTTGCCGTCTTCAACGTTTGTCGCGTCGGCGACGAGCATGGGGCAACGACCGAGCGCCTTATTGCGCCCGAAGATCTCGTTGACCTGGGCCTTACGTGGCCAACAACAATCTGAGCCCAATGGTGCTTATCCTAGTAACAACGGAA ATGCGCACAGTGATCGAGATCTTTTATCGTGCGGCAGTAAGGAAAGGTCCTCGAGAAGGAGCGTCAAATGCTTCAAGGAGAAGGCTGCTGCTgacaaagaaaatatcgagaataGGAAGAGCGTTGAGAAGCGCGAAAAGAAAATTCTCCACAGACTCGAAAGAATCGAAAAG aCTATCGGCAAAGAACCGATCGGCGAAAGACGATTAGATAGTATATtggaaaaacattttgataaaGAATTTATCGGTCTAAGAGATATAAAGGAGAAGGAAAAAGTAAAGAGAGCTATATCTGAACCTTCTCTAGTATCTCACGAGTCGATGTCAACATCCTATGGACGAGAGAAGCAACGGCATAGACGCACTAAACGTTCGTACAAGCCTAGATTACCCAGTAGATTTGGTTACGAGATCGCCGATCTGGATTTGTTTTTAACTAAG GCATCCATAGAAAGACCGGCGAACATCCCAGTCGTCCTATCTTTTCCATCGGTATTATATCAGACTCAGGGCGGTATTCAAGATGAAATGGCTCTTCCTCTGGGTACAGTCGTAAATGCTATTTTTAAGAATCAGTCCTGGTTGTACGTTCAAACACCTCACGGCCAGGAAGGCTATGTTGGTTATGCCGCCTGTTTACCTCTGGGAATCTTACCGCATCCCACGCGAGGACCCTGTTGGGAGGATTCTACTGATATCTTTCCCCGACCTCTCG GTATGACGGATACAGAGAAGCTGCGAGACACCAGATCGGAATACGGAGCAAGTCGTGAGCGTCAGAGCAGCAGAATTAGACGATGTACGAGAGATGCAGTGTCGGCGTGCGGTGAGCGCAGTGTCGATCGGTTATATTTGAGGGCGGCAGCAAATGCACGCACCAAGGGTTCTCGGCACACGCTGCTAGTGATCAGAAGCGATTACGAGGCAGGATCCGCGAATGCTTTGACTGTCTCCAAGGGCGACGTAGTCGCCTTGTTGAGCGATCATATAAGCGACTGGTTTTGGGTACGCTCTAGAGACGGTAGGGAGGGATTCATCCCTGCTGTTGTCGCTGGTCATGGCTTTCTCTGa
- the Got2 gene encoding aspartate aminotransferase, mitochondrial → MAHTTRLLVMPSKFLKNGCNSLWTTMRFSSSWWSHVEMGPPDAILGVTEAFKRDQNPKKINLGAGAYRDDNGKPYVLPSVRKAEEKIRIKEMDKEYSAISGNAEFCEHSINLALGNGNEVVTNGLNATVQGISGTGSLFVGAQFLSHHFPGNKEIYLPTPSWGNHSPLFRLAGLTVKSYRYYDPKTCGLDFKGVMEDISSIPERSIILLHACAHNPTGVDPKPEQWAQLSTLIKKKNLFPFFDMAYQGFASGDLTRDAYAVRLFIKEGHKIALAQSYAKNMGLYGERVGAFSLITSSKEEAARTLSQVKILIRPMYSNPPIYGARIVNEILGNLELRKEWLGDVKSMADRIISVRTKLSDNLKRNGSTRNWSHITDQIGMFCYTGLKPNEVEKLTKDFSIYLTKDGRISMAGVTSKNVEYLAHAMHEVTK, encoded by the exons atgGCACATACCACGAGACTGCTCGTAATGCCTAGCAAGTTTCTCAAGAACGGTTGCAATTCTCTATGGACGACTATGAGATTTTCTAG TTCATGGTGGTCCCATGTCGAAATGGGACCACCGGATGCCATTTTGGGAGTCACCGAGGCATTCAAAAGGGATCAAAatccaaaaaaaattaacttaggTGCCGGTGCATACAGAGATGACAATGGTAAACCATATGTTCTTCCTAGTGTTCGTAAG GCAGAAGAAAAAATTCGAATTAAAGAAATGGACAAGGAATATTCTGCAATCTCTGGCAACGCTGAATTTTGTGAACACAGTATTAATCTGGCTCTTGGCAATGGAAATGAAGTTGTTACAAATGGATTG aatgCAACGGTTCAAGGAATTTCTGGTACTGGCTCCCTGTTTGTCGGAGCACAATTTCTATCTCATCATTTTCCtggtaataaagaaatttatcttCCAACTCCTTCATGGGGAAATCATAGTCCTCTATTCAGGCTTGCTGGACTTACAGTCAAGTCTTATCGTTACTATGATCCGAAAACTTGTGGTTTGGATTTTAAAGGAGTAATGGAAGATATATCT AGTATTCCTGAAAGATCGATTATTCTTTTGCATGCATGTGCTCACAATCCTACCGGTGTTGATCCCAAACCAGAGCAATGGGCACAATTGTCCACTctgattaagaaaaaaaatctgtttccATTTTTCGACATGGCATATCAAGGCTTTGCTTCAg ggGATCTTACAAGGGATGCCTATGCAGTCAGATTGTTCATTAAAGAGGGACACAAGATTGCTTTAGCTCAATCTTACGCAAAAAATATGGGTCTTTATG GTGAACGCGTTGGAGCGTTTAGTTTGATAACATCTAGTAAGGAGGAAGCTGCACGCACTTTATCGCAAGTGAAGATTCTGATTAGACCAATGTATTCGAATCCACCAATCTACGGAGCCCGTATTGTTAATGAAATTCTTGGAAATTTGGAATTGCGAAAGGAATGGTTGGGCGATGTTAAGAGTATGGCTGATCGCATCATTTCCGTTCGCACGAAGCTTAGTGACAATCTAAAGAGAAATGGCAGCACTCGTAATTGGTCCCATATTACCGATCAGATCGGAATGTTCTGTTATACTGGTTTGAAACCAAATGAG GTGGAGAAACTCACAAAAGATTTCAGCATTTATCTTACCAAGGACGGTCGCATCTCTATGGCCGGTGTAACGTCAAAGAATGTGGAATACCTGGCGCATGCAATGCACGAAGTTACAAAGTAA